ACCTTGGAAAGCAAATTTTGCTGGTTCACTACCATATTCGGCAACCTTTTTCATATAATCTACGCTGGTACATTTTCCATCGATATATCCGCCCTCATAAGCACAGGATTCCGTCTCATAATAGAATGCTCTATTCTCTTTGAGTGCTTTTTGATAATCCTCGTCGGATAGAACGATCATGATATCGATGTCTGAATCTTCACTGGCATATCCATGGGCGATTGAGCCGCCAATAATAATACCAAGAACATCGTCTCTTACTTTAAGCTTGTTTGTTATAGTCTCAATTGCTAATTGATGATGTTTCAGCATACAATTCTCCCTTCCATGTCCTAAATTAGTCTACGCCTGAAACAGTTGAGCCGCCTTTTCCATCCTTTCGGCTATGGATACTCCAAAGGGGCATCGCGTCTCACAGGCTTGACAACCGATACAGTCCGATGCATTGGCTGAAAGACTCGTATAATGAGCTCTAACTGTGGCTGGAATCTCCTCTTGCATTAGTGCCAAATCATATAGTTTATTCACCATTGCAATATCTATATTGGATGGACATGGTGCACAATGACCACAATAGGTACATTGACCGGAATATGAATGGTAAGGTGCATTTGCAAGTACTGTTGCATAATCCTTCTCTTCCTCAGTAGCAGTTTCATATGCAACCGCTGCATCTACATGTTCCGGTGTGCTGAAGCCAGTCATAACAGCTGCAACAGCTGGACGCGTCAGTGCATAATGAAGGCACTGAACTGGAGTTAATGCCACTCCAAATGGAGAATTCTCTGCACTAAACAACCTTCCTCCTGCGTATGCCTTCATTACAGTGATGCCCACATTCTCCCGTTCGCATATCTGATAGAGTTCTTCTCGTTCCGGCGCAATCCCTTTTAGTTCCTCATTATAATGTTCACTAAAGAGAAGATTGATATCTTCGGATGCCGGAAGCATATCGAATGCCGGATTCAGACTAAATAAAATCATTTCTATTTCTCCGCTCAATGCTGCTAACTTTCCAACAACCGGATTATGAGTACTGAGTCCGATATGATGGATTTTGCCATTTCTCTTTAGCTCTCTGACATATTCCATGAATTCTCCACTTAAAATACGATGAAACTCTGCTGCCTCATCCACAAAATGAATCATTCCTAAATCTATGTAATCCGTCTGAAGTCGGCTTAATAAATCTTCAAAAGCCTCCTTCACTATTTCCAAATCACGCGTTTTTACGTATTGACCATTCTGCCAGGTAGAACCGATATGTCCCTGAATAATCCATTTGTCCCGATTCCCGGCAATCGCTACACCAATATTGGAGCGTACATTTGGTTCAGACATCCAACAATCCAAAATATTAATTCCATATGCTTCACTACGATCAATCACTGCCTTTACTTCTGCTGCACTTTGTCGTTCCAGCCATTCGCCTCCAAGTCCAATTTCACTTACAAGTAGCCCTGTCCTACCCAACATCCTGTACCTCATATTTCTACTCCTCTCCGTATCTGAATAATCTCTGAACGTAATAAACGATTGTCTAATTATTATACCAATATCCTCCTGTCATAGCAATGAAATATTGGAAGATATATTCAAATACGAACGATGCAAAGAAGCTTTCTATCATAAATAAAAATGGAGAAAATATGAACGGTCCATAATAGACATTTCATCTTTTCTCCATTCTATATTCCTAATATCTACCCAAAATAGTATCCTTAACATCCCATCTTTGCGGAGCATAAGGTGTCTGATCCCCATACCCCACATCTACATAGGTAACTAATCGTATGTAATCCGGTAATTGGAATCTTTCTTTCAGACGCTTGCACATTTCCTCACTAAAGGTCAGCCATACACCCTCTAATCCAACAGCATGGGCTGCAAGTACAATGTTCTGTCCGGCTGCACCTGCATCTAATAACTGATTACGTACCGGTGTGAAAGAATTTGCCCGATAGCAGCGCATATCCTGTAAAATTACTAAATGAACAGGGCCTCCTGGCACATCGCTTCCTCGGAATAGTCCAGGCTCATTCTTATCCCGTACCACAATATAACGGATCGATTGCACATTACATCCGTGAGCAGCCCAGATACCCGCCTCCAGCACTTTATCAATCAGCTCATCCGGCACCTCCTGGTCTGTGAACTCCCGGACAGAGCGACGCTCCTTGACAATGGTAAAGAACGCTTTCTCCATCTCCGGTGTAACCGGTGTAGGCTTGAATTCATCAAAACTAACTTTTTCTCCTTTTGCTAATCTGTCAGCAGCATTCACTAGAAATGATGCATAACGATACTCCGGTAAATCTGTTGAAAGTCCTCTTTTCACCCACAATTCCAATAGGTGTTTCGTGTAATCCGCCTGTTGTGGTCTTAAAGTACCCCCTCTGTAGGCAGTAGCATAGACTTGGATTTCCAATGTATGATGGGACCGTTCCCGAACCCTTGCACGAAACTCCACCTCATCCATTGCTAAGAATTCTTCATCTGTCAATCTCATATTCTTATCCCATATTTCTCTTGCTTCTTCCTTCGATAAATAATCCATACTTGTGTCTCGAAACATCTTTCTTACCATCCTTTCATAATCTCTATACTTTTATCATTTACTAACTACTTTCTCAGCTTATCTAATATCACGTATCATATATTTCCATCCGTGTATTTCTAAGTTTCTTATAGGTTTCCATAATTATTACTCGGAATCTGTGCTCCGTTACGATTGATATCCATCATAATCTGTGATGCAATATCCACCAACTCTTTAGAATTACGATTTCTCCTATGTGGAAATGGAACATCGTATATTTGTTGTATTTTACCCGGTCTCGGACTTAAAAGTATGATTCGGTTAGCAAGGAAAACTGCTTCATTGATATCATGGGTGACAAAGAGTATATTCTTTTCTTCTCTCTCCCATATTTGAATTAGTTCCTCCTGTAACGAGCATCTAGTCAGGTGATCCACTGCACTGAATGGTTCATCCATAAGGATTACCTTGGGTTCCATTGCGAGTGTTCGGGCAATTCCCACTCTCTGTCGCATACCGCCGGAAAGCTGGGAAGGATATTTATGTTCGAAACCCTTCAGGTTGACCATGTTGATGTATTTTTCCAGTCGTTTGTTCTGTATTTCCTTAGGTATCTTTGCAATCTCCATACCAAAGGTAATGTTTTTTTGAACAATCCTCCAAGGGAAAAGTGATGCATCCTGAAACACCACACCAATATCACGGCTTGTTCCGTTAACCTTAACTCCATCTAATAATATCTCACCACTCGTTGCATCTAAGAGACCGGCCACAATTTCAAGAAGTGTAGATTTCCCGCAGCCGCTGGGTCCGACAATACATACAAATTCACCATCATTAATTGTCAGGTTAATGTCCTGTAATGCGTGAACTTCATTTCCATCCGAACTGGTATATAATTTGTTTATATTCTTCACTTCTATTTTTGGCATATTGATAACCTCGCTTATTTTTTCTCCGGATCAGTGAGCCCTAATGTTTCAGCTGCAACAATTGCAAACTCATTGGTAAAGGTATCCGTATAATCAACACCCTCTTCAACCCAGCCATATTCTCTTAAGTAATTAAATGTTGTTTCAATACGATCACTAGGAATAACTGGATAGTCACGCCATACATCAATTTCTGATTCAACTGCTTTTCTCATGGTCTCCGGTGATGTGCTCATCTTCTCAGCAGCCCAGTTAATAAATTCATCATAGTATTCGTTTTTCACCTTCTCATGTACCTGATAGTAGGCTGTGATAAATCTCTGTAAGTTTTCCGGGTTATTTTCGATAATATCATTACTTGCAATGATGGTTCCTGTATAATAATCCGGTATATAGTCCCAGGCTCTTCCTAATGAATGACCAATTCCTTCTTCCTCCGCCAGAATTGCATAAGGATTATGAATGATTGTAGCATCCACTTCACCGGACTGTAATGTAGCATAAGCTTCCTGATAGGTTCCATTGGCAACAAGTGTTACCTCATCTGCACTGATATTGTTTTTCTCCAGCATTTTAAGTACGGAAAGCTTCATACCACCGGCTGCCCCCTGGGTACCTATGGTCTTACCCTTTAAATCCTCAAAGCTCTTGATCTCATTATTAGCGACAAGCCAATAGCAGCCTGAATATCTCCACATATTACCTACAAGCTTCGCAGGTACTCCGTTATATATCCCGGGAATATATGAGCTCGGATCGCCATCGGCTACATCAATTTCTCCTCTGGTAATTAAGGAAAGCACTCCTGAATTACCTGAAGTGTTCTGAACTAGTTCAAAATCGATGCCAAGTTCCTTATAAAATCCCTTTTCAATGGCAAAGTTATTAACCGCGCCGGTCATACCCTGTGCAAAGCAAGCTCGAAGGACAATTGGTTCCAGCTCATTGGAGGCACTTTCCTGCGCATCCTCTGAAGTATCCGATGCCGGAGTTGTTATATCCTCCGTGGTATTTTCCGCCTGTGTATCATTTGTCTGACTTTCGGTAGTCTCTTTGCTCGATGCAACCTCTGTTTTATTTCCGCAGCCTGCCAGAAGTCCTACTATAACACTTAAAGATAAAATGAGTCCTACTAATTTCTTTTTCATAAAATTCTCTCCTTTTTCTTATATTGATCTTTATACTCGGCTCCATTTATGGCAAACCGCATATTCGATTACAGAAATGAATTTAACAAGTAACACAGATATGACTGTTACTAAAATGATAATAAAGAATATAATTGGTGTATTTAATAATGATTGTGCCTGTGAAAGTAAAAAACCAAGCCCCGCCTTCGCTGCCTGCATTTCCGAGAAAACTACACCGGTTAAGGATGTAGCTGCTGCAAGTCGTAATCCGTTAAATATAGAGGGAAGTGCGGATGGAATGATAACTTTAAATACCGTTTGAAAACGATTTGCCTGGAACACTCTGGCCACCTTTAAGTACTCCACTTTACATTGCTTAGCCCCTGTGACGGTGTTATATAAGATTGTGAAAACACTAAACAGGATAATTAAAATAACCTTTGATTTAAAACCAATTCCAAACCATAGGATGAGTAATGGAAGGATGGCTGTCTTTGGTATTGCCATAATGGTTGCACAGAATAAATTCATATATTCCTCGATGGTAGGAAACAGAACCCAGATTAACCCGAATACAATACCAATAACCAATGCAATTCCATATCCAACCAGTAACTCCTTTAAGGTAACCCAAAGATGTGGAAGCAGTGTTCCATCTGCAATTATGCCAAAGCCCTTCTGTACAATAGAAGAAGGAGAGGCAAGGAATACCTTTTGTACGCTTCCGCTATCCACAGCTACCTGCATATAGACTAGAATTGCCAGAATAGTAAGTACCTGCAAAAGATTGATGAAAGTGAATTTCTTTTTCCCTGGCTTTATACTAGGCTTAATCTTTGCTGCCATAGGTATACTCCCCTTTCTTCACATTGTCACTCTCAAAGTATTCTCTCTTACAGCTATCGCCCTGCAATATGACATTTTGTGTAATCCGGTGAGATAAATGTCCCGAAAAATTCTCAATTGTAGTTGTATCAATGACATCACAGTAGAATGTTGCCAGTTCACTAAACCAGGGATACTTCGTTATGTACTCTCTCCATACTTCCGCATATGGACAATGGTCCTTTCCCCATTCAGGCACCCAGCCGAGAAATGGTAAATCAATCACTTTGCGAAAATCCTCAACTGTCTCTGTCGGAAGGCCCTGAGCCAATGCTTTCTCCTTCATTTGATCGGATCGATCCACTGCCTGTTCGAATACAACTCTTTGTATAATTTCCTTCGCCTGTTCTAATCCAAATTGTTCATATAATACCTTGCTGAAGTGAAAATAGAGTAGGGCAAATTGTCTTGCTGCTTTTCTTACCTCATTTACCGCATATTCTTTATCAATAGTACCTTCTATTTTAAAGCTATCCTTTCCCATTCCATTTACTCCCTTTCTTTTTGAATTGTTGATAGTATAAACAATAAATAATCTTATTCTCCTTCTTCGATATAGTTGAATTGATTCATAAAGGCGATATATTCTTCTTTGTTTTTAAACTTAGGCTCATAGTCTTCCACTACGTTTTTTGCTACTACTGCATTACTTTGAAGTAAACGATAGGTACTTAGTGCAAATATCTTTGCTGTAATGATATAAGCCTCTTCCTCATCAACGACATCAAAATCAACTTGATGAAAGCCTCCTTCTATTCCTCCTGTATGAAAGGTCAATACCGGCATAAGGTGTTGTACATCTCCAACATCGGTGGAACCACCGCCATGTTTCTTTGTATCAACAATAGAAACCTTTTCTTCACCTAAAAGTTCCTTGGCTATATCAATGACTTCCTTCGGAAATTGCTGTGGTAACCCCGGCAGATAACCCGGCATCGTTTCAATACGATATCCCGCTCCCATTGCGAACGCTCCTGCCTTAAACGAACGGTCCGTTTTCGCCGATGCATCGGCAAAGGCCTCCAGTGTCTTTCCACGTACCAAGGTTTCCAGCACCACCTGATCCGGTATTACATTAACTAAGTCACCACCCTTTGTCATAATCGGATGTACCCTCACACAATCCTCATCCCGGAAGGTTTCCCTATTAAGCCCAAGTGCCTGTAAGCCAATGGAAGCAGCTGATAAAGCATTTACTCCTTTCTCCGGACTGCCTGCTGCATGTGACGCCTTTCCTTTGATTTTTATTACCTTTGATACAAAGCCATTGTTACTTCCACTTCCGAAGGATATTCCCTCATTTATAGAATGATGTGCCAAACATAGATCAACATCATCAAAAGCACCAATACGGAGCAGTTCACATTTGCCACCACCATATTGAATTTTACCTTCTTCCACTAATTTGTTTTTAAATTCTACCTCTCCATACTCCTCAGCGGGGACAGCAAAGAATATCACTTGGCCATCCAATGCAGACGAGATTTCAGGGTCCGTCAAAGCAAGTGCTGCACCGATCAATCCTGTAAGTTGTGCATGATGACCGCAACAGTGGGCCGCCTGGGTTTCCGGATTCACATGGGCATGCTGTGGAATACACAGTGCATCCAGTTCTCCGATAAGAGCCAGGGATAGATTACTTGCCTTTTCCTTATTTAAATATGCTTTTGCACCGGTAATGGCAAGATTTTTTTCCACTGGAAGATTTAATCCTTCCATGAATGAAACAAACTTCTCTGACGTACGGAATTCCTTGTAGCCGAGTTCGGCATGATTATAAATATCTCTACCGAATTCCAGAATAGTGTTTCGATTCTCATCAATTAATTGCACAATTTTTTGTTCAATAGAATTCATGGTCCCCTCCTTTTAGGAATGTTTAATTCCTGATTTATCTGAAAAACTGTTTCTTCATCTGATGAGATAAACAAGAAACAGTATTTCATACTATGTTGATAGGAATTATATGTTTAATTTCGGATTATTATATGGCATATAAATCCATTTGTCAACAGCAAAAATAAAAAAATTAAAAATACATTATAAATGCAAAATTCGTACCTCATCTGTTTCTCTTAAGTTAATGCTTTGAAGTATATGTTTATTCAAAAGAAGGGCGTGTTTCAATCCTAACGAAAAATGTTAGTTTTGAAACACGCCCTTCTTTTTCTTAATATCATGAAAGGTTATTTTATTAAATCATGAGAAAACTGATATCGCTTCCTTTTCTCTGTAGATTTACCATATTGAATTGCCGCCTGTTTACATCCATGTATACATTTGAGGCAAAAGGTACACTCACCCTCCCAAACCAGTTCACCATTCTTCATATGAATTACATTACAGGGACATTCTCTTACACACTGCTCACAGCCGTTACATGCTGAGGTTGTATAAAACTTTTTCACGTGATCTGTTTTCCTATAAGCATATCCTGTAATCGGTGTCACAAATGCGATGATACCTTTTTTGAGATACTCAGTATTCTCTTTGCGTTCTATAAAAGTAATGATTTTATCTATTTCAACCTCAGCCCGCCTTAAGGTTACTTTCCGCTTTTCTTCTTTCGCAATATCATATCCTACTACATAATTGTCAACCATTTTAACTCCGAATTTCCCATACAGTGGGAGCTGCCTTTCGCCCAATAATCGAGATAAACGATCCATAACATTCCCCGCAGCAATACCATAGGTTGCCACTGCATAAACATATTGGTTACGATAGCCTGGCAGCTTCAGCTGATGAATGAAGCGCTCCATTATGGTTGGGATACAGTACCAATATACCGGAAATACAAAACCTATTCTCTCCTCTTCATTCACTTCGAATACTTCATTCTTTTTCATGATGTCTTCCGAAATAAATACGGTTCTTTCCCCAGTACTTTTGGCAATTTTCTCTGCAACATGCTTTGAATTTCCTGTTCCACTGAAATAAAATATCACTCTTCCTGTTCCCCCTTATCTACCTTTATTCTCCAATCTTTTCACTAATTCATTAAAAATCCGTTCCACAACCTGCAGTTCTTCTTGATTTGCTGCGATATCCGCTATATTATCTACAACCCATTTATATATAGCATTATCTCCCTGTAAAATACGTCTTCCCTTATCAGTTAATTCAACATAATATATTCTTTTATCCTCGATTGATTGGGATTTGCTAACTAAGTCCATACTAATCAACTTTCTAATGATTACTGATACAGCGGGTTTTGTGATGGATAATTTTTCTGCTATTTGTGAGAAATTAGGCTTCTGCAATGATTGTATGACAAGTAAATAGTAATAATCATTATTCGAGAATTTATTTGCTTCCTCTTCCGTTAATATTGTATTCAAATTAAGTATACAGGCTTCCCATAATAGATTTACAAGTGACGAAAATTTCTGTTCCATATATCCTCCATATAACCCTATGTTTTCTATTACTTACTATGTAAGTGATTATAGTTAAATAATTTTAATTAAATAAACTTAATTAAATATAATTAACTATATACCATAGTAAGGATGTACTGTCAATAACAATGTGCGTACATTAAAATAGAAATTTGCTGACGTAAATATTCCAGATTAGCTTCATATACAACAAGAAATTATTAGCAATTTATTTACATTCACCTTTTTATATAGTATAATAACAGAACATATTCAATGGAAAAATTATGCATTTTTAATGGTTCGGGATGATCTGAGGTAACATTATAAAATTGTTGCCAGGTGGCAAGATGGGAGGCGTATATGGTAAGTCTTAAAACTGAGTACTCAGCAATGGATGTTGGGTATGACCCGAAGCGAGTAGAGTATCTGACTCACTTTTTTGAGGATTTGATTGAAAAGAAAAAGATATTATCCGCAAATTATTGTCTGGCGAGGGATGGCAAGGTATTTGCGAATAATGCAGTCGGAAAATTGTCTTTCCGTGAAGAAGATTCAAGAGAACTACAACCCGATACAATTCAGAAAATTGCCTCGATTACAAAGCTCTTTAC
The nucleotide sequence above comes from Variimorphobacter saccharofermentans. Encoded proteins:
- a CDS encoding aldo/keto reductase — translated: MRYRMLGRTGLLVSEIGLGGEWLERQSAAEVKAVIDRSEAYGINILDCWMSEPNVRSNIGVAIAGNRDKWIIQGHIGSTWQNGQYVKTRDLEIVKEAFEDLLSRLQTDYIDLGMIHFVDEAAEFHRILSGEFMEYVRELKRNGKIHHIGLSTHNPVVGKLAALSGEIEMILFSLNPAFDMLPASEDINLLFSEHYNEELKGIAPEREELYQICERENVGITVMKAYAGGRLFSAENSPFGVALTPVQCLHYALTRPAVAAVMTGFSTPEHVDAAVAYETATEEEKDYATVLANAPYHSYSGQCTYCGHCAPCPSNIDIAMVNKLYDLALMQEEIPATVRAHYTSLSANASDCIGCQACETRCPFGVSIAERMEKAAQLFQA
- a CDS encoding nitroreductase family protein; amino-acid sequence: MFRDTSMDYLSKEEAREIWDKNMRLTDEEFLAMDEVEFRARVRERSHHTLEIQVYATAYRGGTLRPQQADYTKHLLELWVKRGLSTDLPEYRYASFLVNAADRLAKGEKVSFDEFKPTPVTPEMEKAFFTIVKERRSVREFTDQEVPDELIDKVLEAGIWAAHGCNVQSIRYIVVRDKNEPGLFRGSDVPGGPVHLVILQDMRCYRANSFTPVRNQLLDAGAAGQNIVLAAHAVGLEGVWLTFSEEMCKRLKERFQLPDYIRLVTYVDVGYGDQTPYAPQRWDVKDTILGRY
- a CDS encoding ABC transporter ATP-binding protein, which gives rise to MPKIEVKNINKLYTSSDGNEVHALQDINLTINDGEFVCIVGPSGCGKSTLLEIVAGLLDATSGEILLDGVKVNGTSRDIGVVFQDASLFPWRIVQKNITFGMEIAKIPKEIQNKRLEKYINMVNLKGFEHKYPSQLSGGMRQRVGIARTLAMEPKVILMDEPFSAVDHLTRCSLQEELIQIWEREEKNILFVTHDINEAVFLANRIILLSPRPGKIQQIYDVPFPHRRNRNSKELVDIASQIMMDINRNGAQIPSNNYGNL
- a CDS encoding ABC transporter substrate-binding protein, yielding MKKKLVGLILSLSVIVGLLAGCGNKTEVASSKETTESQTNDTQAENTTEDITTPASDTSEDAQESASNELEPIVLRACFAQGMTGAVNNFAIEKGFYKELGIDFELVQNTSGNSGVLSLITRGEIDVADGDPSSYIPGIYNGVPAKLVGNMWRYSGCYWLVANNEIKSFEDLKGKTIGTQGAAGGMKLSVLKMLEKNNISADEVTLVANGTYQEAYATLQSGEVDATIIHNPYAILAEEEGIGHSLGRAWDYIPDYYTGTIIASNDIIENNPENLQRFITAYYQVHEKVKNEYYDEFINWAAEKMSTSPETMRKAVESEIDVWRDYPVIPSDRIETTFNYLREYGWVEEGVDYTDTFTNEFAIVAAETLGLTDPEKK
- a CDS encoding ABC transporter permease — encoded protein: MAAKIKPSIKPGKKKFTFINLLQVLTILAILVYMQVAVDSGSVQKVFLASPSSIVQKGFGIIADGTLLPHLWVTLKELLVGYGIALVIGIVFGLIWVLFPTIEEYMNLFCATIMAIPKTAILPLLILWFGIGFKSKVILIILFSVFTILYNTVTGAKQCKVEYLKVARVFQANRFQTVFKVIIPSALPSIFNGLRLAAATSLTGVVFSEMQAAKAGLGFLLSQAQSLLNTPIIFFIIILVTVISVLLVKFISVIEYAVCHKWSRV
- a CDS encoding L-2-amino-thiazoline-4-carboxylic acid hydrolase: MGKDSFKIEGTIDKEYAVNEVRKAARQFALLYFHFSKVLYEQFGLEQAKEIIQRVVFEQAVDRSDQMKEKALAQGLPTETVEDFRKVIDLPFLGWVPEWGKDHCPYAEVWREYITKYPWFSELATFYCDVIDTTTIENFSGHLSHRITQNVILQGDSCKREYFESDNVKKGEYTYGSKD
- a CDS encoding amidohydrolase, whose amino-acid sequence is MNSIEQKIVQLIDENRNTILEFGRDIYNHAELGYKEFRTSEKFVSFMEGLNLPVEKNLAITGAKAYLNKEKASNLSLALIGELDALCIPQHAHVNPETQAAHCCGHHAQLTGLIGAALALTDPEISSALDGQVIFFAVPAEEYGEVEFKNKLVEEGKIQYGGGKCELLRIGAFDDVDLCLAHHSINEGISFGSGSNNGFVSKVIKIKGKASHAAGSPEKGVNALSAASIGLQALGLNRETFRDEDCVRVHPIMTKGGDLVNVIPDQVVLETLVRGKTLEAFADASAKTDRSFKAGAFAMGAGYRIETMPGYLPGLPQQFPKEVIDIAKELLGEEKVSIVDTKKHGGGSTDVGDVQHLMPVLTFHTGGIEGGFHQVDFDVVDEEEAYIITAKIFALSTYRLLQSNAVVAKNVVEDYEPKFKNKEEYIAFMNQFNYIEEGE
- a CDS encoding EFR1 family ferrodoxin (N-terminal region resembles flavodoxins. C-terminal ferrodoxin region binds two 4Fe-4S clusters.) translates to MIFYFSGTGNSKHVAEKIAKSTGERTVFISEDIMKKNEVFEVNEEERIGFVFPVYWYCIPTIMERFIHQLKLPGYRNQYVYAVATYGIAAGNVMDRLSRLLGERQLPLYGKFGVKMVDNYVVGYDIAKEEKRKVTLRRAEVEIDKIITFIERKENTEYLKKGIIAFVTPITGYAYRKTDHVKKFYTTSACNGCEQCVRECPCNVIHMKNGELVWEGECTFCLKCIHGCKQAAIQYGKSTEKRKRYQFSHDLIK
- a CDS encoding MarR family winged helix-turn-helix transcriptional regulator codes for the protein MEQKFSSLVNLLWEACILNLNTILTEEEANKFSNNDYYYLLVIQSLQKPNFSQIAEKLSITKPAVSVIIRKLISMDLVSKSQSIEDKRIYYVELTDKGRRILQGDNAIYKWVVDNIADIAANQEELQVVERIFNELVKRLENKGR